The Pseudomonas iranensis genome includes a window with the following:
- the pcaH gene encoding protocatechuate 3,4-dioxygenase subunit beta: MTDKPGYRRPQAGTQPDYLHPTYQSTNLRSPSKPLVHLPHSLSEITGPTISAEHVAEKDNDLTAQHDGEPLGERIIIHGRVLDEDGLPVPGILVEIWQANAAGRYNHARDLHDAPLDPNFTGTGRTVTDADGWYQFQTIKPGAYPWGNHHNAWRPAHIHFSLFGPSILTRLVTQMYFPGDPLLAYDPIYNCVPDTSAKERLIAAFDLEKTIPSYALGYRWDIVLRGREATPMEK; this comes from the coding sequence ATCCACCAACCTGCGCTCGCCGTCCAAGCCGTTGGTGCACCTGCCGCACTCGCTGTCGGAAATCACCGGGCCGACCATCAGCGCCGAACACGTTGCCGAGAAGGACAATGACCTGACCGCGCAGCACGACGGCGAGCCGCTGGGCGAGCGCATCATCATTCACGGCCGCGTGCTCGACGAAGACGGCCTGCCGGTGCCGGGAATTCTGGTGGAGATATGGCAGGCCAATGCCGCCGGCCGCTACAACCATGCCCGCGACCTGCACGACGCGCCGCTGGACCCGAACTTCACCGGCACTGGCCGCACCGTCACCGATGCTGATGGCTGGTACCAGTTCCAGACCATCAAGCCCGGCGCCTATCCGTGGGGCAACCACCACAACGCCTGGCGTCCGGCGCACATCCACTTTTCCCTGTTTGGGCCGAGCATTCTTACGCGTCTGGTCACGCAGATGTACTTCCCCGGCGACCCGCTGCTGGCGTATGACCCGATCTACAACTGCGTGCCGGACACTTCGGCCAAGGAACGCCTGATCGCTGCTTTCGATCTGGAAAAAACCATTCCGTCCTACGCCCTCGGTTACCGCTGGGACATCGTGCTGCGCGGGCGTGAAGCCACGCCGATGGAGAAATAA